In Gambusia affinis linkage group LG20, SWU_Gaff_1.0, whole genome shotgun sequence, the genomic window GCAGGATAATCTGCAACGCTTCTACAACCAGACCAAGATGATTAACTGATTATCCAGGAATTTATTTTAGCCTCTCAGAAAGGCCTTGCTAGCCTGGTTTGTAGACCGatgaataaaaaactgtttatgtgCAAATCAAAACAGTTGTACCATGGGGATATACCAGATGAAAACTATTAGCATTAAGCTAATTAGACCTTTTCCTGATTCTTATTTATACTAATGTGGCTACATCCTGTTTCTCATCATTTTTCAAGACGGCGACTGTTCTCCAGAGTGGGATGGGATTATCTGCTGGCCGCGGAGCCGAGCGGGCCAGCTGGTCTCAGTGCAGTGCCCAGCATACATCTATGACTTCAACCACAGAGGTAgcacaacagaaacacacaccaacagaaGAAACCCCTGGGAACTACAACAGGGCTGCTGTAGTGACAAAAACAGGAGTACATTTCCAtcaaaatatagataaaaagaaagtttctgtgttggaaagttgaaaatttgacagaatttttttttttttagaaatgttgagCTTCATCTGAGAAATTTTATACAAATAGCAAAGAAATGTTGGAAATTTcctaaaaaaattcagaaattttgagattaatctcagatattttctatagaacatgtacatttttgaacttgaaaagtcaaaaatgttctagaaaaaactggataaaactaggaaatttctcagttttaaaagtGGGATattcattagaaaataaactcagaaatttttagattaatcccAAAAATTTCTAGagaaaaatttccaaaaatttaacattttcaattttataaaTCAgggattttcatgttttttctcagaaatttctgacattaatctcaatttttttttgtagcaaattttcaacttgtggagctcagaaatgtccttggtttttctagaacatttcattttgcttttttacttttatctacaatggccctaacaTGTAGATAGGCACCAGtacccctcccaaccccactagggacaaaggtatacagaaaatggatggatggacagcaGGACTTGCAGTTTGCAGCAGTTTGCTCTCTGTtgtctgttttgtgttggtCACTGTCTCCTGTGCACCTGTGAATCAGGGCGAGCTTATCGCCAGTGTGATGTGTCAGGGAACTGGGAGCTGGTGCCCAGTAACAACCGCACATGGGCAAACTACACGGAGTGCACCCGATACCTGACCTCCAACCACAGAAACCTGGAGGAGGTGAGTACAAGAACATGCTGTTTGgcttctttcagtttgtctcaCCGAGCAATGATTGAGACATTTACATGCCACAGTTTCaagttaaatgtttagcttagctataaaatgtatatttagatTGAATCTATATAATTCTAagtatttagttagcaagctaaataagctaaatgtttagctagcaattaaaatatttagcttgacgCTAAGTAGCTGAATGGAAAGTTACGTGCCGATGACCGGAATtggactatcaaaataaaagctggatcTTGTGAACTTCTATAAACTGACGGTGAGCTGGCGCAGTCACCGTTGCTGTGTAGATCCTATGCTAAACGTCTGTTTTAGCGTTAAATCGCGTATTTAAGATGAAAATTTTTACGtcgaaggaaaagaaaatgattatggGTGACGTGAGCAACAACTAAAGCGAATAaatcaactgcatatatgagTTTGGATCTAAATATTAAGATCCAAACTGGATATTTAGTTGATaattattagtatttttgtttgaaactgacattcataaaataaataacatggtaaaaatataactttgaaCAATTAATAcccatttatttctattattccTTCTATTATTCTATTATTCACTTCTAAAAATTATTCCTGTTAattttgtgtaactttacaaacagcacCCAATTGTCATCGTCCTTCCACTatgtataatattttttatctagATTTACATGTAAGAAAtggttggttttcttttcagaaggtgTTTCAGCGCCTCCATCTCATGTACACTATCGGCTACTCCATTTCTCTGGCATCTTTGTTGGTGGCGATCTCCATCCTTTGCTATTTCAAGTACGAAAACCCAAAATTCTGTAATTTCAAGTTTAAATTAGGAATTTCACctttaacatgataaaatatgtCCTGAGACCTTCTTTTTGTCACACAAACTCTTTCCAGGCGCCTCCACTGCACGCGCAATTACATTCACATTCACCTCTTCACCTCCTTCATCTGTCGAGCTGTTAGCATCTTTGTGAAGGACGCTGTGCTCTACTCCATATCTGACGCCAGCAGAGCTGAGTCTGAGTTCACAACTGTGAAACAGCCCATGGTAAGTACAGACACAGTTTCTTTTGTGTCTGTACAAAAGAAACAtattcttgtttatgtttttagcaTAAACAAGAATAGTATTCTTGTTTATGCTAAAAAGAAATACTATATGTAGTACAGTAACTGAGAGTCAGTTACTGTACTACATATAGTATTTCTTTTTAGCATAAACACAACGGTTTGTTTAAGGGTGACCTATTATACTTCCTTGTACAGTTAGGATATGTCTGTGGGCAAAACAAAAGATGTTCATTGCATTtcttgcacaaaatcattcttagataatgagattttagtcagaATGAGCTTTTTaagggcctctgtcactttaaatccaaataagctgctgctggacacatcccccaactcaatgtttataCTCACacctgaaaatggctgcaaatagatgaaaagcagaactggagcctcctgcacaaccagcaagaatACAGCAAGTAGTTTCTAAATAAtaagtcaataacaaaacatttgtcttttccagcagccattatccTGCACATGCAGTGGTAAAACCAATTGAACAACTGTGCAGGAACTCCTCTTGGGTTGCTAGGGAACGGGCAGAATtctactggggttgctaggtaacggcagaATGCTGATTGTGACTCAACCTCTCAATTGAgtggttttctctttttttttcattttcaagacactaaaaaacagctgggtgatttttttttttaagctcttgAGCATTTTTAGAAGCATTTGAGAACccaaatgtaaattaaaaaagggACATTTTCATTATAGGTTCCCTTTAAACAGTTCACACTAAGTTTAAATGATGTAAAGATATATATTGAACAAAGTGGGGAAAATGATGTTTAAATCAGAGGAACAGTGACTGTTTAAAATTGACATGTTAGCTTAAATTAGAATCAGGattgttttatgacttttaaaactgagtaactgttatttttctggttttgtgaACATGATATAAAGTTGTAACTCCTGAGCTTGAATTGAGCAAATATTGGGCCCCTCTGTTTCACTGAACGGAGTCAGGCTAAAAGCGTCCATATGTTTCCAGGCTTTATGCTCAGATAAGAGCATAAAGACTTATCTTTATGGTTGAAAGAGTTGTACGGAGCCTCGTGCTGGAAGCCCTTTGAAATGCTGTTTACATGGTTTTAAACtgtgattgtgagcgtgagtgggaatGAAAATAGCaacaggtattttgttccatataacacagtaggagtgcaaccagtaaaccttttatggatgcaaacttgACTAAGAACCCACCTGAttaggattgtatttaaaaCGTAATAAATtccaaatttattgatggaacttgacttcaTGTCGtgtttgattgttgattccatgttgcattgtgtttctgtgtctaatatgatgtaaagcactttgaaatgccttgctgctgaaatgtgctatactaataaaatttgattgattgattgataagaTGGCAAAATTAGCCTGTGTTTAGATATCAGCAGGAATTTGTCTAAGTGCATGCACCAAAAATGGCCGACTAATTACTGGAAGCCAGTAGAGCAGTGGCCAATGTTCAGACAAAAGTTCCACTAATGGGTTGATTTGTTTCCAGTAACGGCTGCTTCTGTGCCATCAGGCTGGGTGTAAAGCTGCGGTTACGCTCTTCCTGTATTTCCTGGCAACCAATCACTACTGGATTCTGGTGGAGGGATTGTACCTCCACAGCCTCATCTTCATGGCGTTCCTGTCTGACAAGAACTACTTATGGGCTCTGACCATCATGGGTTGGGGTAAGTGGTGTCCCAGACGGGCTGCACAGGtccagaggtgggcagagtaccCAAAAAATACACGACACTAACAGCTAAACAGTATGAAAACTTTCTATCAGGATTGACTGTAAAGTGTCTTTTGCTGATCCCAGGTGTTCCGGCTGTGTTTGTGTCCATTTGGGTCAGCGCTCGAGCTTCGCTGGCAGATACTCAGTGAGTTAACTGGCACAACTTAATATTTATACTCATAAAATTAGCTCCCTCCACAATTCCTGGCTCTACTGGCAACCTATGTGTAATTGAAGTTGCAGAAACTGATTGAAATTGTAGGAATCAAAATATAACCATTCAATAgtgaaaaaataagtaattaccatttttcacagaattacaaaagcaaaacattttaaggtaATCTatactgcaaaaaaacataacattttaccaagtgtttttggctCCTAGTGGCGATATCTCtgtacacctgaaataagacaaaattaaaagtaacttttcagcaaaatacagaAGATTGTGTTAAGTCGGCAATTACTTAATCCTGATTAAAagtagcagattatttcacttaaaacgaGACTTTTTTTCACGTTATAATTGAAATTTTTCACTTATAGAAAACATGTCTTGTTAAAAGTgcaataatctgccagtggaactagaactttatGAATATCAAGGATTTATTAACTACAAACAAACTTCTCTATcttgaaaagttgttttgtcttatttaggcctgtcacgataaatgagaaatcgattaatcgtacgataaattaaaactatctacgtcattttaattatcgccgttatcgtctcttccagcgtttttctctttctgttgatgacgctaaatgaaaaggctcaactccggtgctctccactgaccctcccttcctcatttccttagtgtaatgtccagcgcacactacaccatcttagtgctgtcggtcgattgtcggcccattttcaaaatctgagatcacacattagccgacagaaatcctaggtataacggttccatcgggttcgatgtgccgtgtgatgtccaacagtgggcacaacataatggctacaagtccagctaactaattttaaaaccaggcattaatcaatgttttactacaatctatctgcaacgcatgtggctctagtgtcagcataacgtcctgactgaatgaaaaccattataacctatttatgtcacgttaacgaagaacagctgaaaagttaccgggttcatcaactagcgatttcgctccaactcctcccctcgtcatttctatattctttgcaacaaatgttttataaccattaatgttgtttccacatatcatctccaatgtccgctggacttcaggttgcgccgtgtcagctgtttgggattcccctcggtaatttcccctcagaaagcgcggagcagaatccggctttctgattggctacctgtcacattcaacaggctgcgttaacgatcccagcggggaaaacccctgatttagatcggaggggccacaacggtctaccataacacaccatacactacaggatgatcacaagagacaatcttagaacgatcaaagttctaagattatcttaaagggaaaatgtaggtgtgaactaacgtgcagtgtgaactattgcatcaggtagtcgatgttccatcttctctatttaaatctaatgattactgaagggcaatatggtaaaccgacttcataatctgcactcttttggttgaatgcagtatttatttacactttggctttatgttatttcgtttttattcaagtatatttttgttaatggagactgagaatcaattttatttttatttttggttgttttgtttatcagttccagtgttggttgttctttttaaaataaagtgtatctatctttggcaggaaatcgcatgcattattacgtcatttccattaaatcagtgtaaaaaggttttcaaacgatactatcgtctatcgcaatagttttttgagacaattaatcgttcagcaaaatttgctatcgtgacaggcctagtctTATTTCATGTAAACAAAGATACTTTCagcagaaactaaaccaaaaatactttgtaacaCAAATCTTACAAAGTAGGAAAAGATGCCATTTTCTGGCTTTTGGGCCtgtattttttcattatgttCACTATAGTTGCTTCTTTCCTGCTTCCAGATGTTGGGACATCAGCGCCGGAAACCTGAAGTGGCTCTACCAAGTTCCCATTCTGGCAGCCATTGTTGTaatcaaaatactttttccttCAGTTGCCTTATTGATGGTTTCAGTATAATGATGGTATAACTTTACATCTCTGCCCATCCAGGTGAATTTCCTCCTTTTCCTAAACATAATCCGTGTTCTGGCCTCCAAACTGTGGGAAACCAACACCGGAAAACTGGATCCTCGACAGCAGTACAGGTAAAGGTTTCGTAAACGTGAAAACGGGCAAAAATCTACATAAAAGTCAAATCGTGGTTTTAGAAAAAACTATAAGAGATATCAAAAAGCTGAATCACATGAAGATAGCTTAATATCTTGTGACTTATTTAAAAGTTGATCTGAGTTTCTAGGTTAAAGTAGGCAGAAGTGGTGAGCTGTCAAAGAGCACAAAACCTTGTGGAATTCATTCATCACAATGCATTTCAATGGAGCTgaaatttccatccatccatccgttttctATTCagcctttgtccctaatggggccaggagggttgctggttcctccccagctaatgttctgggcgagaggcggggtcaccctggacaggtcgccagtctgtcgcatgAAATTTCCATAAACGTTAAAAgaaaccacagacaacgtttgagttttcaaccaagcttctgcagaaggagaagacacagcaaaccacttctccaaggtgttTACCATGCAGTCTGACTCCCTGCTGCTGAACCCGGCTTTTGTATTCAGcagaagaaggaaggaagtcGAGAGTGAAATGTGGGAGAGTGACAAATCAAAGAATGACTTTTCTGAAACAAGGAAGAACTGCATTCTACACACAAGCAGTTTAAGGAGTATCCTCCCAAGATAAGAAGCAGGtgcagcttcaaggtttagggaaaaaacaagttttgtctttcacacggTTTAACAAATTCTTCCTCTCTGGGCTGTGAATACTAAACCTGTGAAACTGGTGACTacttatgtaagaatgataacaaaacataattattataACATTTACTGTAGTACTTACTGTTCAACCagcaaaattagcttagctaatgtagcttttatccGCTAGCTATCCGCTACACGTAGCCTACGTGTTTGGACTACATGTATTTACTCTGCCAGCCACCAGAACCCTGTTATCCACACAAAGAGTTAATATGTCCTTTACAAATCTGTTTAAACAACTGATTGTTAGATTTCATATGAAGTACCTCCGTGGTGTCTTCACTCTTCCACCTCATGCGGGTCGATCccgacagcagccattttgttcatgtatcTTTTCTTGCATATTAAGCAAcaggttttctctttctttgtgtcGAAGCCATGGCTCTGCAATGCGCTGCACCTGTGCTTGTCTACTAAAATGGCCCAGATCACTTCCAGTCTAAACATGTGGGAGCTAGCTATGataaagaaaacactttgaGCTA contains:
- the pth3r gene encoding parathyroid hormone 3 receptor isoform X3; the encoded protein is MMTAAALIDSDDVITRDEQIFVLIGAHARCERSIRAQMALIKDGDCSPEWDGIICWPRSRAGQLVSVQCPAYIYDFNHRGRAYRQCDVSGNWELVPSNNRTWANYTECTRYLTSNHRNLEEKVFQRLHLMYTIGYSISLASLLVAISILCYFKRLHCTRNYIHIHLFTSFICRAVSIFVKDAVLYSISDASRAESEFTTVKQPMAGCKAAVTLFLYFLATNHYWILVEGLYLHSLIFMAFLSDKNYLWALTIMGWGVPAVFVSIWVSARASLADTQCWDISAGNLKWLYQVPILAAIVVNFLLFLNIIRVLASKLWETNTGKLDPRQQYRKLLKSTLVLMPLFGVHYIVFMALPYTEVTGLLWQVQMHYEMFFNSSQGFFVAFIYCFCNGEVQAEVKKAWLRRSLVLDLKQKARMTSSGGGSCYYGGMMSHATTHSVCMSAIHPRAFSFTAGSGGAPGGSGVRPPRHSAPSSLPHNHSSVCVFVPSTAGTSGSQQDAAVWKPGRAESRANKENDSSSSSAAADPDCPVPVKELETIL
- the pth3r gene encoding parathyroid hormone 3 receptor isoform X1, which gives rise to MSSLQGVSAVALFHCMMTAAALIDSDDVITRDEQIFVLIGAHARCERSIRAQMALIKDGDCSPEWDGIICWPRSRAGQLVSVQCPAYIYDFNHRGRAYRQCDVSGNWELVPSNNRTWANYTECTRYLTSNHRNLEEKVFQRLHLMYTIGYSISLASLLVAISILCYFKRLHCTRNYIHIHLFTSFICRAVSIFVKDAVLYSISDASRAESEFTTVKQPMAGCKAAVTLFLYFLATNHYWILVEGLYLHSLIFMAFLSDKNYLWALTIMGWGVPAVFVSIWVSARASLADTQCWDISAGNLKWLYQVPILAAIVVNFLLFLNIIRVLASKLWETNTGKLDPRQQYRKLLKSTLVLMPLFGVHYIVFMALPYTEVTGLLWQVQMHYEMFFNSSQGFFVAFIYCFCNGEVQAEVKKAWLRRSLVLDLKQKARMTSSGGGSCYYGGMMSHATTHSVCMSAIHPRAFSFTAGSGGAPGGSGVRPPRHSAPSSLPHNHSSVCVFVPSTAGTSGSQQDAAVWKPGRAESRANKENDSSSSSAAADPDCPVPVKELETIL
- the pth3r gene encoding parathyroid hormone 3 receptor isoform X2, translating into MSSLQGVSAVALFHCMMTAAALIDSDDVITRDEQIFVLIGAHARCERSIRAQMALIKDGDCSPEWDGIICWPRSRAGQLVSVQCPAYIYDFNHRGRAYRQCDVSGNWELVPSNNRTWANYTECTRYLTSNHRNLEEVFQRLHLMYTIGYSISLASLLVAISILCYFKRLHCTRNYIHIHLFTSFICRAVSIFVKDAVLYSISDASRAESEFTTVKQPMAGCKAAVTLFLYFLATNHYWILVEGLYLHSLIFMAFLSDKNYLWALTIMGWGVPAVFVSIWVSARASLADTQCWDISAGNLKWLYQVPILAAIVVNFLLFLNIIRVLASKLWETNTGKLDPRQQYRKLLKSTLVLMPLFGVHYIVFMALPYTEVTGLLWQVQMHYEMFFNSSQGFFVAFIYCFCNGEVQAEVKKAWLRRSLVLDLKQKARMTSSGGGSCYYGGMMSHATTHSVCMSAIHPRAFSFTAGSGGAPGGSGVRPPRHSAPSSLPHNHSSVCVFVPSTAGTSGSQQDAAVWKPGRAESRANKENDSSSSSAAADPDCPVPVKELETIL